The Microbacterium sp. LWH7-1.2 genome window below encodes:
- a CDS encoding DUF222 domain-containing protein, whose translation MNLSSPLDELDPWIDDPDGFLSEAEALELGIEPPEFDVAELDASGESHTAAMHELEGINARARVLVADEYAGIANVLKDAAACPDPWVGPDPTLDPAWLDPQGRSAAAVRAERRNIAVRAAALELSVRLGMSENAVRTRAAHADTLRERCPKIWEAFRSGRIVAQNAATAAAQAATLPARAKDAWAKFDEQLAGSAQTLAPGKFRVRARVVRELVHPEHIDERHKRANDERNVWFQREADGMASYTVFTTADQVIALERYADALARHLRAQEGEERTLAQLRADIVVDLTARGMSHAAESGTWRARASVAITVPVLTLLGQDDEPATLDGYGPIDTETARRLAGDATSWVRILTHPVTGTVLDVDRTTYRVPNALRRWLGVRDQVCTGPGCMRSARDCDIDHLLDWQYGGKTADTNTGPLCEPHHVIKTKSKWVLYRDEITGARSWVSPTSLTVPVEPPPF comes from the coding sequence GTGAACCTTTCATCGCCACTGGACGAGCTGGACCCGTGGATCGACGATCCCGACGGCTTCCTCTCGGAGGCAGAGGCGCTCGAACTGGGCATCGAGCCGCCAGAGTTCGACGTCGCTGAGCTCGACGCCAGCGGCGAGTCACACACTGCCGCGATGCATGAACTCGAGGGCATCAACGCCCGCGCTCGAGTCCTCGTCGCCGACGAGTACGCGGGAATCGCGAATGTGCTCAAGGATGCGGCAGCCTGCCCTGATCCGTGGGTCGGCCCGGATCCGACGCTGGATCCTGCGTGGCTCGATCCGCAGGGACGGTCCGCGGCGGCCGTGCGCGCCGAGCGGCGGAACATCGCGGTGCGAGCCGCGGCACTCGAGCTCTCGGTGCGGTTGGGTATGTCGGAGAACGCGGTTCGTACCCGGGCGGCGCACGCCGACACGCTGCGCGAGCGATGCCCGAAGATCTGGGAGGCGTTCCGGTCGGGGCGCATCGTCGCGCAGAACGCGGCGACGGCGGCGGCGCAGGCCGCGACTCTCCCCGCTCGTGCAAAGGACGCCTGGGCGAAGTTCGACGAGCAGCTCGCCGGGTCGGCGCAGACGCTCGCGCCGGGAAAGTTCCGCGTGCGGGCCAGGGTCGTCCGCGAACTCGTGCACCCCGAGCACATCGATGAGCGGCACAAGCGGGCGAACGACGAGCGAAACGTCTGGTTCCAGCGTGAGGCCGACGGCATGGCCTCCTACACGGTGTTCACCACTGCCGACCAGGTGATCGCTCTTGAACGGTACGCGGATGCGCTCGCCCGACACCTACGCGCCCAGGAAGGTGAGGAGCGCACGCTCGCACAGCTCCGTGCAGACATCGTGGTCGACCTCACCGCACGAGGCATGTCGCACGCCGCCGAGTCCGGCACCTGGCGTGCGCGCGCATCCGTGGCGATCACGGTGCCGGTCCTGACACTTCTCGGACAGGACGACGAGCCGGCCACGCTAGACGGCTACGGGCCGATCGACACCGAGACCGCGCGGCGGCTTGCCGGTGACGCAACCAGCTGGGTCCGCATCCTCACCCACCCCGTCACCGGCACGGTTCTCGACGTCGACCGCACCACCTACCGCGTTCCGAACGCGCTGCGACGGTGGCTCGGGGTCCGTGACCAGGTCTGCACCGGGCCGGGATGCATGAGATCCGCCCGAGATTGCGACATCGACCACCTGCTCGACTGGCAGTACGGCGGGAAGACCGCCGACACCAACACGGGTCCGCTCTGCGAACCACACCATGTGATCAAGACCAAGAGCAAATGGGTGCTCTATCGCGATGAGATCACCGGCGCGAGATCGTGGGTGTCGCCCACCTCGTTGACGGTCCCGGTGGAACCACCACCGTTCTGA